The genomic DNA ATAGAttttcagttattatttgtTCAGAAGTTATGCTAATTATGTTGTATTGATGCCATGCTAACGCTGCGTTTATTATTGCCTCTCAGAATTGAGTGCATAACGTAGAAAACTGACGGAAATAATTAATGACGCTATTAAATGTTAGTTTAAttaagaaaaccaaaaattacaTTTGCATTAAATACACATCTTTTCCACTTCGCTGCTAACACATAGGctatagcctgcgagcaggctctctctcccCAAAGTTCCTCGAAGAGCCTGCTCAGAGCTGATGAGCCATGACTTTGATGGGAAAATGCCATTGTTGTTAATTGACAGGAAATCCTTAAGCTCGAACGAACAGTATTACGTCATCCAACTCGGAAGAAGGACTCTTACACGTGAACCGGAAGTAATTGAGTCTTAATTTGAAAAAAGTGCTCGTATTGATATCATTTATTAATTTCCCATGTATTAAAAGTGATGtcatagagagatttagcatggCTTCCACGTGTAACGGCAAACATGAAGATTTGTTATCAAAGAAGATGTACGATGTCCGTAGCTAGCCGGCAAAAAAtacgttaaaaacaaatttctttgatttttggagcgaaaaaaaaattgaagtgatgtcatagagagatttagcatcggtTGCTCGTGTAACGGCAAACATGAAGATTTGTTATCGAAGAAGACGTATGATGGTCGTAGCTAGCAGGCAAAAAATACGCTAAGattaaacaagtttctttgatttttggcaaagcgaaaaaaaaaaaaatttcagccGGCATGGCCACAGAACGATGACGGAGAATTATCAATTTAAGATAGAGGGAAAGCAGTAAaactcattttaaaaaaaattgtcctaAAGCGATCACCGCGTGGGAGCGTGATACGTCATATACTTGCCTGATATTGCAGTGCACTGAAATAGCTAGTATGTCGAAAAAGGTGGTTTCGCGtaacgtcatcgccgccatgtttgtggccgaaaacaaagatctctcagtagctccttttgttcgtccaccagcaattgtatattacatcattgttatctgtgtctttaGAGAATGGTTGCAAACAACCTATTGAAACCACTGACAAACATAAACCTGACTCTCTCGCTTTGCGTAGGAGCATGGGTTTTTCCACAATCCGCAGTAGTCTGAGTAACAAGCATTACTGAACCAATGCAGAAATCTGAAGAGCTTTAAATGCCAGAGTATTTCTTGGTACAGGAAAGCTACCCAATCCAATAGGTGATTTCCACGTGATGTCATCGCCGCCATACTggtagacgaaaacaaaagatctctcagtAGATTCTATGGTTCGTCCACTAGCAATTGTATATTACATCATTGCTATCtgtggttgcaaaccatctaaagatatttttttttaattcttaaaAAAGAGGTAAATAACATAACTGAAGCAAAACTACAGAAAGCTGCTAAGAGTAAAACACAGAGCTTtttgacaagtaaaaaaaaaatccaaaaaatttaGTCACAAGTTCACAGGAAGGTCAGTTTGTAAGCATATCATAAAGGGCACAACAAATGAATTATGCATAGTGATGTAGAACTGTTGCTGTTGCATCAAACCACAGCATTTTGATATTGTTCTAGTAAATTCTTTTAACACGTTGTTGTTTTAGACAAGGAACGCGTGACCATTTTGCACTGCACACAGCACTGTAATGAAAACAACATCTTTCATGTAAGGAACTTTAATTAAAAAACGATTATTTAATGACAGCACCACTAAATTAAATACTTAGGCCACACTCCTTAATGTgtttgaaaacctttttttttcgccCCGTTTGAAAACGTGTTCTCTTTGATTCACTTTCGACTTTTGAAAATGCCTAGTTTTAAGAACGCTGATGTGCTAGTAAAGACAAGAGTAaacactgagaggttttttaaAACGATGGTGTCATAGCGTAGAAATTTAGCTCTTTAGCGTGGATTGGGAAAAAAACAATCTTTTGAAAGGAATAACGTGAAAAGCGTGGGCATCTTATAATCAATTGTTTTCGTCACGTTTGAACGTTTAATGTGGATAGGTGAAAAGATACAAAAATGCTAGTGGGGTAAAAGGTATTTTGGGAATTTCCCGAGAAGTTAATCACCCAAATCAAATTCCACCAGTGGTCAAAATGGGTCTTGATTTCGGGATCCCCGAatttcaaggcaagcgccctaaccactgggccacattgCACTCCATCCACTGTCTTAAGAGTGCTACAAGGCCATCAGAAGAATCACATTGTTCATCAATTTAGAGATGCCGTCTCTTGTTCTAAGACTGCCAGTACAAACTTTGTCGTGTAAAGGGACAAGCGAGGGATCCCAGAGCCACGCCGATCTTGAGACACGGATTCTTAGCAAAAGCGTCATAAAGCCAATGATTTGGAAACcatacattgacgacattttttcgttgtgTGATGTCAGCAAACCGGATATAGGCAAGTTCGCCACACAAGCAAACTCACACCGCATCCCGGCTACCATCAAATTTACGGCTGGGATCTCAAACACTGACGCCACATTTCTAGACACTGTtgtatacaaaggcaaacgctttcaaaatcaatccattCTGGAGATAAAAACACACCtcaagccgactgaaacctttcagtacacTCACTTTTCCTCCAGCCACCCACCAGGTGTCAAAAAAGGATTCGTGAACGGCGAAGCCCTTAAGACTTCCACGCACTAATTCTTGAAGAACAActttgaagagaacatttacgAATTTAAATCACGTCTCTGTGCCAGAGGGATATCCAAAACGTCTGATTGAGACACTCCTATCAGACATCAAATTCACACTAAAGGCAATCAGCGCTGAAGCAAAGGAATGAAATCCCTAAAGATATcttaccctttgtgacacagtaTCACCCGGCAGTGCCAAACCTTtaacattttttatttaaaaattggCACTTGATACAAAGCAGCCTTCTCTATGGCAAATTTCcaaagagccaccactcatatcttttcaaaagggaaaatccctaaaagacatACTGGTAAGAGCAAAGCTTTAAAGACGTCAAAGACCGAAAATACGGTACAAAAGCCTCAACCGTTAGaaggagtcgtgtaggcctgtcaatcctTGCTATTTTCTACTGTGCATATTGTGACTCCCTTCCAACCGGGTTATTAAAGTAAGCTCCCATGTTTTAGAGTCAAAAAGTCAATGattcaatgagtcatgagtcaatgagactcacagtcaatatagcaataatttattgattaagcctaagccctggTTTCAGATTAGGCCTACGGCACTCTCTGAAactttaactttcattttatgggttagggtaactgcactaactcattgactcattacCCAtcgactcattgactcataaatacttaagacTCTATTAAAGTGTCCTTGCTGCTTCTTGCTCGCACAAGGCAACGGACTAAAATGAGCTAATCCAACCCCTCCATGGAGAAAAGCAAAGATCAAAATGTACAAATCCCCCACCTCTCTGAGAAGGCAACgcaaaaaaatgaattaatcCCCTACCCCCTCGGGCAAGGCAAAGAGTCAAAGACCCCACAAAGCCCCACCCATGCCCCTTGTTTCCCCGCGGTGGAGGTGGAGGTTTACAGTGACAGGTGCTTTGCACAACATGGCCccgttgttcgaaagccgattaacttaaacCAGGATTGGCGTAAACATtagtttcacgttttcaacttttcggtGAAactttattttgcttatttctgtCTTTCAAGATTGATTTCTACTAATGCAAAGTTTTaacgaatatcagcgttgaccttgaacagcatttggtagtagagaaataaactccttggttaattttaatctgggattagcgttaagtGGCGTTTGAACAACAGGGCGTAGAAATGTAGAAGTGCCGTATGTCGATTGCCTGTTTCTGCTTGCGTGTCTCTAATTCTGTTTCCCATGTAAATGTAAACAGTCACTCATGTAAGCCCAACCAAGAAACCCCTAGTGCTGATTGACTAATCTCAAACTCTTGTTACCGAAGAGTTAGAAGCCCGGCGCTTGTAGCAAATATAGCAAATCCGCGAGTGAATTCACTGCAAAAAATTCTAGTGATGTTTCGTACCACAGGAAATGGCAAAATTTGACCAATAAACAATCTGTACCAGGACTAGATTACTACATAAGGTTAAACTTTCCAAGAATCTGTGAGTCGGGGAACATGACGTGCTTATGTCACTTAAGATCACTTTGATTAATTATAAACTGCGTCAAATATGTTTGTATCTGCGTCGAGTATGTTTGTATCTTCACTACAAGGATTTTATGCAGAGTTCATTGCTTTTGAAACATTGGGGCCTTTCGTTTTAGTTACGACTCCCTCAATAGCATGATTTTCTTTCCTACTCAAGACAGTGTCACTATACATGTAAAAGCGTAGGTAAGACTCTCTAACTAAGGTTATGTTTTACAAAGAAGACGCTGAGCCTTGTAGCTGAACAAGCTCTAAAGGTCTTGAATCACAGAAAGAGAAAAGGAGAATGAATGTTTTCTACTGGCATTGCCTTCGAACCTTAtcttattatttttaaatttattttttaagttgGCCTTTGGCAGAGAACCGCGAAGAAATTTAGACTAAATTACGTTCTGTAGGTTTAGTGCGGTTATCGTGTTGATTAGAAATTAAGGCGTCGCGGAGTTACCATTTTGAACTCCGTGTAAGTTGTTTCAGTGGTTCAACTAATGAACGCtacttgaaaaacaaatttttcctCTTACCTTTAGGTAACCAGATCCATTCGGAAACACCCCTCCAACGGCCACATAGTAGTCCGTCATATTGTTAGGAGCCTTTTCAGCAAACCCGAAACCGACCCATCTTGTGGCATTAACTTCTACTAAAAACTCCAAAGTATCCGAAGATTCGTTGAAATTGTACGAAACGTTGAAGCTCCCTCCAAGGAAAGAAAGCTGGTTGGGAAATACGTAATTGCCTTCTGCGAAGGCCAGGCTTAAGAGCGCTAAAAGACAGAACCGAAGAATCGCCATTATTAAGAAACTGCGATGAGAATCCGAACGCACGAGGCAGAAACAACTGACTGTTCCTTGCAGTGGGCAAAATATATTGATAAATATTACCGGATGGTTCGTCACTGAAGCGTGAAATGAATATCGATTTGTTGTGGTGCCTCTCGCTGTTTGTAAATTTAACGTAGACACTGAATCGCGTAATTAAAAAGTTGGAGggcagaaaaaaaatgcaacTGTTCTAAAAGCGTAATCATAAATTGGAATTCTTCTAACTAAAATCCATCAAATCTCTATTGTCGATCGACTCTATGACTATGCATCGAGGCCAGGATCTTGCTCattgaaaatttcttttcacAGGGAGGAAGGAAGACTGAGAAATTACACCATGATTCTTCGGATGCAATTTTATGATATCACGTGGGATACTTGCGAACTCAATTGGCTCTGGTGGAAAAATACTGAAATCCTTGTTAAGTTTAAATGGCgctatattattactatttcctGGTAGACTTTTACAAAATTGAAAGTAACCCAACCGTTATAATATTGTAAAAATTGAACAGAATTTTCTACTGTTGTTGTACCACCCATTCTACTATGATTAAGTAATCAAGATTTTCTAATTTCAGGAAACAAGTATTTGCTAATTTGGAGGCTCACAGCTACGGGGGATCGAAAGGAAGCCGATGGAAGTGATGTAATTTTGAGATTTTCTTCGAAACAATAGAGATTTTGAAACGTTATGTGACGTCCTCAAGGGACCTACCTATGtattttgttcgcttttttgttCAGTTGGTTTGATCATTTGATTTGGTACTTGATAAACATTTTATCGACGCGTAAGGTGTTATACCCAGCATTAGGTAATTCAGTCGGTCTGTCCGTGCATTGTTGTAATGAAGCTCATGGACGGCGAAAAAGagctttttctttcttaaaattgttttttgcaagacAAGGTGCAACGTCATTTTACGTTCGTTCTATTCGCGATGAAAATAGTTAATGGTGACGGGGAATTAGTCGGCAAAAAAGGACTGACGCATCCAGCCAAAAATTTCATTTGCTAATGTTTTCATCATAATTTAGCTTTTTCAGCGGCGCCTCAAAAACCACTCGAAAAAAAACTCAAGCTGATTTTGATACATGTTTTTGCGATGGGTTATTTTATTACTTGCAGGCACAGGCTATTGACTTCCGGTTCCTTACTCGTGATATCGACATCTCGTTCCAACTGAATGGCGAATAATGCGAACTGCTCACGAAACACTATTTCGATTAATTTGGTGTCGAGATCGAATTGTTTTCCCAGCATACTATAAGTGAAAGCAAGCAAATTGCTAATCTGTACAAAAAACTAATAATACAAGGTCACTAAAGGCTCATACCCGTCTGTCCTCAAACAACATGCaacagttatttattttttgctgatGTTTTCATTAAAATGTAGCTTTTTCAGCGGCCCCTCAAAAAGCACTCGAAGAAGAACCCATGCTGATTTTGATACATGTTTTAGACTACCATAAAATGTTTACGCTGGCCAAGTTTGAGGGAATTTGGAGTCATAGCACATGTCGAAAAATGTCTCCGAATTTTACTTTGAAACTGGGATAATCAGAAGAGTAAACGAAGgtaatttttaaacatttgaggtttttttcttgaaaagggTTCAAGACAAGTTACAGCCTGTTTTTGATAGCTGAATACTTTGTCTTTCAAGCAAACGTATCGGGAAGTTTTGGTTCTTTTTGACACGCAAACGCAAATTGAGTTTAGATTTCTTATTTTCAGCCATTGCGTTCGACCAATTTGGCCACAGTCCGGCGAAATtcgtttttcttgattttctcgaATTTAAGGCGTTTCAAGCGGGAAAAAACAACATCACATTTCATGTCTACCTAAGGGCTATACCTAGACGAAAATAgagaaaaattgattttttgacttctgccgctaaatttaaattttacttGATTTTTGGTGACATTTGCTCTTCACATTTCAGAAAAAATTCACTCTTTTAGCTTCTCgtagtttcactgtgaagaatgtTCTGAAATCAGCTGAGTTGCTTTTCGGACTTCAAAAGCTGTTTACTCTTCAGAACACTTCAGTTGACCCAAGTACCCCGCCCGGGTGAAAGAGTTCAAAATTGCAACGGAAATGAACGGATGATCAATTATTCTTGCTTCATCGATCGCGTGACATCTGAACGAAACAATTTCCCGTCATAACAATATGTCTGCCTCACAAGAAGAACCCTTGTTCGGAGAAAATATTGACAAAAGTCTGTTTGAAGAAGGCCTTGTGCAGATCGCTAATAATTTGCGTGAGCGAGGCAAGAGCGTTTTTGATCTGCAGGCAGCGAAGAATGAAATGTCCGTGAAGAAAGATAAATATGTTCTTATAAACATTTACAAAGGGCATGCATCGATCGTTGTTGTCGACAAAGAATTGTTCGAGACAATTCTATTTTCCCCCGTCTGGGGACAGATGATAGACGGACCTAATTTGGAATTCCGGGATGGTTTTGAAGCTGTTAGAAGAATGGTTGCTACGATCCCTTCACAGCAGTATCACGTATGCTTGAGTGATTCTGGCAAAGAGTACATTCTTACTCGGAACATGTATTATATGCCATGGCTCAAGAAATCTCGGAGTTTTTTCGTTGGAGAATCGGCTATGGCTTACTTGTACCTGCAGTTGTTGTGCCTGACTGTTGTTCCATCGCGGTATCGACTGATCATCGACGACTGTTTAGAATTTGCAAAGCGGTTCGCTTGGGAGGTAGCTGTTCGAGAGAATGACATTCGGGGAACGGAAATCCGAGCGTTGTTCAGGACATTGTCAGTATCTGAGCACTATGCAAGCGCTGCAGTGGAACAGTCTTCTCGAAATAACCCGAAAAGTGGCCAAAGTGCTGCCATTTTGTACTTTTCGAGTTTTAAAGTAGAAAGATTACTACTCGTTCTAGCGTTAGGTTTGGTGATGATCGCGATTGTTTTGTACTTAATTATGAGatgggtgtctggaaaacccgaatagcgaatagtacgaatACTGCAGTGTTCTCTAAGTTTTAGCTCAGCAGGTAAGGGACAATTCCTGACcggtatttttttaaaacaacttaTGTAGTTTGAGTAAACCTTCAAGAGGTTGCAGGCGCTAAGAGCAGACTGTTACTGTTGCTTGAGgcggtaaattttaccggttaccgcctgataaggagaacaCTGCGAATAGTCGTGAGTAGTCACCGCTGGATTCGCTGAAATATATATCACTTGGAGCTACTGATAGATAGATTCGACCAAGCATCCTCTGTGAAAAAGCATTGAAATACATACCTGAGGCAACTGGTCTGTGATTAGTTCATCAACTGAAAAGACAGCAACAAGCTGCTCTGATAACCGGTTTTAGAAACAAAAAGATTTGACCGAGCTATATCTTGCGTTAATTAATTGTTCAAGTAAACAACAAAATTTCAGTGAATTAATTACCTTTTCTTCACAGGACTAAGGCTAGGGCTGTCCATCGCCGACATATAGAAAACGGAAAACAAAAGGATAACACGCTTTATatagtagataaaatatgagcgggagtTCTGTATGGGCGTTTAAAATGACGAGCCGAGGGCGAGCCGTTGTAACCGCCCATGCAGATCAGACTCGAATATTTTATCGTGCTTGTGAAATGAGGAGGGATCTGTATCAAAAGGGGTGAGATCTATCAAGTCTTGCTTGAGCGTTTGTCATTTCCCACGCTGTTGCCAACACCTCTGAAACCACGCGAGGACCTCGGTTAACAATAAACTCTGCGATATCACTTTTTCCTGTTAATTTTTGTTCATTAGCATATGCTAACAGTTCAGTTCGACTTTTCATGCCCTTTCTAACAATCAATTCTGATAATTCAAAAGATGTCATGCGCTCCTTCCGCTGTTTTGTTCGAGATTGCTTAGAACACGAGGCGCTATAAAGTCCTTCCGAAGACATGTCATCATTGTTATCCGAGGAATAGTTTGATGGCTCATCATCCTCGTTCTCCACAACTTTATGTTTTCGCGAAATAGAAGCACTTTGTGTCTTTGGTGGTTTGGAATCCCATAGATCTGGATGATTTTTACTTTCCATTACATATCTATCCTTCTTGGTAGTGGATTTCCAGGCACTGTAATAGTTGTGGTGTATATTTGAGAAGTGCACTGACATACCGTGATTTTCTTCGagataaagtaaagtaaagtaaagcaaccatatttaacgtcgataactcgtaacagtaattcaactgacaaacctgaggtcgacggtgcgctcattttactcccccctctccatcagtgctccgttttacgggtatttaaagctacttagctacacggaaaggaaagaagtcgaagcaaggatgcgagatccgggaatcgaactcaggacctcttttgcaccaaggccgcacactaaccgactgtgccatccttgctcctagaTACCTTTTTAGACAACCACCTTTTACAGCAGACACCCTCGCCCCGTATACAAAGGcaaacgctttcaaaatcaatccattCTGGAGATAAAAATACACCtcaagccgactgaaacctttcagtacacTCACTTTTCCTCCAGCCACCCACCAGGTGTCAAAAAAGGATTCGTGAACGGCGAAGCCCTTAAGACTTTTACGCACTAATTCTTGTAGTTTTGGATAGCCTCTAGAACGTCTCTGTTCTAAAGGCTATCCAAAACGTCTGATTGAGACATTCCTATCAGACATCAAATTCACAGAAAGGGAATCAGCGCTGAAGCAAAGGAATGAAATCCCTAAAGATATCTTGCCCTTTGTGACTCAGTATCACCCGGCAGTGccaaaccttaaacatgtttaattaaaaaattggCACTATTGGCACTACGGCAAATTTCcaaagagccaccactcataTCGTTTCAAAGGGgaaaatccctaaaagacatGCTCGTAAGAGCAAAGCTTTAAAGAGGTCAAAGACCGAAAATACGGTACAAAAGCCTGAACCgttaaggagttgtgtaggcctgtcaatcctGGCTACTTCCTTCTGTGCATATTCTGACTCCTTTCCAACCGTGTTATTAAAGTAAGCTCCCATGTGTTAGAGTCAAAAAGTCAacgagtcaatgagtcatgagtcatgagtcaatgagactcgcagtcaatatagcaataatttattgattaagcctaagccctagTTTCAGATTAGGCCTacagcactctctgaaattttagctttcattttatgggttagggtaactgcactaactcattgactcattacccattgactcattgactcataaatacttaagacTCTATTAAAGTGTCCTTGCTCCTTCTTGCTCGCACAAGGCAATGGACCAAAATGTGCTAATCCAACCCCTCCATGGAGAAAAGCAAAGGCCAAAATGTACAAATTCCCCATCTCTGTGGGAAGGCAACgcaaaaaaatgaattaatcCCCTACCCCCTCGGGCAAGGCaaagagtcaaagacccacaaaGCCCCACCCATGCCCCATGTTTCCCCGCGGTGGCGGTGGAGGTTTACAGTGACAGGTGCTTTGCACAACATGGC from Montipora foliosa isolate CH-2021 chromosome 7, ASM3666993v2, whole genome shotgun sequence includes the following:
- the LOC138011843 gene encoding uncharacterized protein, producing the protein MSASQEEPLFGENIDKSLFEEGLVQIANNLRERGKSVFDLQAAKNEMSVKKDKYVLINIYKGHASIVVVDKELFETILFSPVWGQMIDGPNLEFRDGFEAVRRMVATIPSQQYHVCLSDSGKEYILTRNMYYMPWLKKSRSFFVGESAMAYLYLQLLCLTVVPSRYRLIIDDCLEFAKRFAWEVAVRENDIRGTEIRALFRTLSVSEHYASAAVEQSSRNNPKSGQSAAILYFSSFKVERLLLVLALGLVMIAIVLYLIMRWVSGKPE